A window of the Sardina pilchardus chromosome 21, fSarPil1.1, whole genome shotgun sequence genome harbors these coding sequences:
- the pth1b gene encoding parathyroid hormone 1b, with product MPARRPYKTAHRPVGLDWALDLTPTGPTGAHRGLLMATGVAGRVAVVMSLCCLCWSLRVQGHPLRKRSISEVQLMHNVREHKQVAERQDWLQVKLKNILSPSPNDSQKGQRGKHRTLSSLQHDRLT from the exons ATGCCGGCGCGCCGCCCGTATAAAACTGCCCACCGCCCCGTGGGGCTGGACTGGGCTCTGGACCTGACACCTACTGGACCTACTGGAGCACACAGAG gtttGCTGATGGCGACTGGAGTAGCGGGGCGCGTGGCTGTGGTTATGAGCCTGTGCTGTTTGTGCTGGTCGCTGCGCGTCCAAGGACACCCTCTGAG aaagaggTCGATCAGCGAGGTGCAGCTGATGCATAACGTGCGGGAACACAAGCAGGTGGCGGAGCGGCAGGACTGGCTGCAG GTGAAGCTCAAGAACATCCTGTCGCCGTCGCCCAACGACTCTCAGAAGGGACAACGCGGCAAACACCGGAcgctctcctccctccagcACGACCGCCTCACATAG
- the LOC134069110 gene encoding LOW QUALITY PROTEIN: uncharacterized protein LOC134069110 (The sequence of the model RefSeq protein was modified relative to this genomic sequence to represent the inferred CDS: substituted 1 base at 1 genomic stop codon), whose translation EEEGEEEGEDEGDEEEEGEEEGEEEDGEEGEGEGEGEDGGEEEEEGEEEEEDGGEEEEEGEGEGEGEDGGEEEEEGEEEEEDGGEEEEEEEGEEEDGGEEEEEGEEEEEDGGEEEEEGEGEGEGEEEEEEEEEGXDGGDDEGEEEGEDEEEGEEEEEEEGEEEGEEEGEEEEEEEGEEEGEEEEEEEEEGEEEDGEEGEEEEEGEEEGEEEEEGEEEGEGEEEEEDGEEGEEEEEGEEEGEGEEEEEDGEEGEEEDGEEGEEEEEGEEEEEEEGEEEGEGEEEEEEEEEGEGEDGEEGEEEEEGEEEEEGEGEDGEEGEEEEEGEEEGEGEEEEEDEEEEE comes from the coding sequence gaagaagaaggggaagaggaaggggaagatgaaggggatgaggaagaggaaggggaagaggaaggggaagaggaagatggtgaggaaggggaaggggaaggggaaggggaagatggtggggaagaggaagaggaaggggaagaggaagaggaagatggtggggaagaggaagaggaaggggaaggggaaggggaaggggaagatggtggggaagaggaagaggaaggggaagaggaagaggaagatggtggggaagaggaagaggaagaggaaggggaagaggaagatggtggggaagaggaagaggaaggggaagaggaagaggaagatggtggggaagaggaagaggaaggggaaggggaaggggaaggggaagaggaagaggaagaggaagaggaagggtaaGATGGTGGGGATGatgaaggggaagaggaaggggaagatgaagaagaaggggaagaggaagaggaagaggaaggggaagaggaaggggaagaggaaggggaagaggaagaggaagaggaaggggaagaggaaggggaagaggaagaggaagaggaagaggaaggggaagaggaagatggtgaggaaggggaagaggaagaggaaggggaagaggaaggggaagaggaagaggaaggggaagaggaaggggaaggggaagaggaagaggaagatggtgaggaaggggaagaggaagaggaaggggaagaggaaggggaaggggaagaggaagaggaagatggtgaggaaggggaagaggaagatggtgaggaaggggaagaggaagaggaaggggaagaggaagaggaagaggaaggggaagaggaaggggaaggggaagaggaagaggaagaggaagaggaaggggaaggggaagatggtgaggaaggggaagaggaagaggaaggggaagaggaagaggaaggggaaggggaagatggtgaggaaggggaagaggaagaggaaggggaagaggaaggggaaggggaagaggaagaggaagatgaagaggaagaggaa